The proteins below come from a single Triticum aestivum cultivar Chinese Spring chromosome 5D, IWGSC CS RefSeq v2.1, whole genome shotgun sequence genomic window:
- the LOC123124713 gene encoding probable kinase CHARK encodes MALAVANSSMYLVIFMISMSYQCIALLASAIPTNYTASDMLVTSVHGRPVTNTTVTMADGVPSVNFLEHEAPLLLPPSESKGWAAVDDSNPATHRYRVLTSKAPREDPVTCSAPCRGNCTSQTDRVSPRNHHIPSPFVPPVASNGSTAERLPSIRRRVQRRVHRRHKKKVDTIKVRKLLGVYHHPTRLQSEPTGSRVTAVAVGSVVSVLLCVLAGLLPWCMCRNSATAASIDSESILRPELLQQAAGPGRYNYCELAAATSNFAQSKRIGRGGFGSVYCGYLDEQDRHVAVKMFSMESLDQGSMEFEHEVKIMSQLRHRNVVQLLGWCDCRKGLLLVYELVPGGSLDKRLHDPEKLLTWQERYKIALGLGSALQYLHMECNQCVMHGDIKPSNIMLDSSNNAKLGDFGLARLVDHGAEPQATQVIAGTVGYMDPEFVSSQKRGTESDVYSFGIVLLEIASGMRPVALGQPAEASVQLLRRVWDMYDRNSILDAADRKLGGDFDGHQMERVLVTGLWCAHRHKSQRPSIEQAMVALRRCEDDFESPVVPVPLPAMHWSDSEQIRSLEEQAYGDLPTGSSSSACLSAATVYHTLEHSSHLQVLDRRQLCLERRTYDQAKANKVAAGL; translated from the exons ATGGCATTGGCTGTAGCAAATTCAAGCATGTATCTCGTGATCTTCATGATTAGCATGTCCTACCAATGCATCGCTCTCCTCGCTTCCGCAATACCCACCAACTACACTGCTTCTGACATGCTTGTTACTTCTGTTCATGGCCGCCCCGTTACCAACACCACAGTGACCATGGCCGACGGTGTACCATCCGTAAACTTCTTAGAGCACGAGGCACCTCTCTTGTTACCCCCGAGCGAATCCAAAGGCTGGGCGGCAGTTGATGATTCGAATCCGGCCACGCATCGTTACAGAGTTCTTACTAGTAAGGCTCCTAGGGAAGATCCGGTAACCTGTTCTGCCCCTTGCAGAGGTAATTGCACAAGCCAAACGGACAGAGTGAGTCCTAGGAATCACCACATCCCTTCTCCTTTTGTTCCCCCCGTTGCCTCAAACGGTAGCACAGCTGAGCGGCTTCCTTCTATCCGCCGGCGAGTACAACGAAGAGTGCACCGTCGACACAAGAAGAAAGTTGACACCATCAAAGTAAGGAAACTGCTGGGTGTTTATCACCATCCGACGAGATTACAGAGTGAGCCTACAGGCTCGAGAGTTACCGCCGTAGCTGTAGGTTCTGTGGTGTCGGTCTTGCTCTGTGTCCTTGCAGGGCTTTTGCCGTGGTGTATGTGTCGCAACTCGGCAACGGCAGCATCTATCGACTCGGAGTCCATCCTGAGGCCTGAGCTACTCCAGCAAGCAGCAGGCCCTGGCCGATACAACTACTGCGAGCTGGCAGCCGCAACGAGCAATTTCGCCCAGAGCAAGAGGATCGGGCGAGGGGGGTTCGGGTCGGTCTATTGTGGCTACCTGGATGAGCAGGACCGTCATGTGGCAGTCAAGATGTTCTCCATGGAATCGCTAGACCAAGGGAGTATGGAGTTTGAGCACGAGGTGAAGATCATGAGCCAGCTCAGGCATCGGAACGTCGTCCAGCTCCTGGGCTGGTGTGATTGCCGGAAAGGGCTCTTGCTTGTCTATGAGCTTGTGCCTGGAGGCAGCCTGGACAAGCGTCTCCATGACCCTGAGAAACTGTTAACCTGGCAAGAAAG GTACAAGATCGCACTTGGCCTAGGCTCAGCCCTACAATACCTCCACATGGAGTGCAACCAATGTGTCATGCACGGCGACATCAAACCAAGCAACATCATGCTTGACTCGTCGAACAACGCCAAGCTAGGCGACTTTGGGCTAGCACGGCTTGTTGACCATGGAGCAGAACCACAAGCAACGCAGGTAATAGCGGGGACCGTCGGGTACATGGACCCTGAGTTTGTGAGCAGCCAGAAGCGCGGCACAGAATCAGATGTCTATAGCTTTGGCATTGTGCTTCTTGAGATCGCCTCTGGCATGCGACCAGTGGCTTTGGGGCAGCCAGCAGAAGCCTCCGTGCAGCTGCTGAGACGCGTCTGGGACATGTACGACCGCAACTCGATCCTTGATGCCGCAGATAGAAAGCTCGGTGGCGATTTCGACGGACACCAGATGGAGCGCGTGCTTGTGACAGGTCTCTGGTGCGCGCATCGCCACAAGAGCCAGCGGCCGTCCATTGAGCAAGCCATGGTCGCCCTGCGTCGTTGTGAAGATGATTTTGAGTCGCCGGTGGTtccggttccacttccggccatgCATTGGTCCGACTCAGAGCAAATACGTTCCTTGGAGGAACAGGCATATGGCGACCTGCCCACCGGGAGCTCCAGTTCGGCATGCTTGTCTGCTGCTACTGTTTATCATACGCTTGAGCACTCGTCTCATCTTCAGGTACTCGACAG GAGGCAACTCTGCCTTGAAAGAAGAACGTACGACCAAGCCAAGGCTAACAAAGTGGCGGCGGGGCTTTAG